The following DNA comes from Streptococcus canis.
ATTTGGAAACAGTTATTGGTCTTGGCTTTAGCCCTATTTTTTAATCAGTTTCCGTATTTATCGCCGTTATTAATTGATCCTTTTTTGTTTCTCTTTATTTTAAAACAAGAAAATCATCACATTTCATCTCTAAAGTCACTCTTTTTGGCCTTTGCGCCCAGTGTCTTTATTGACCTTTTGTCACGCTTTATTGTGATTATTATCATTCCCTATATTTTTTTGACCAATGGTTTTTACGTGAATCATATTGTTGTTGATTTGTTGACTTACCTGATGATTTTCCCCAGCTTTGCTGTGATTAATTACCTAGTTGGTAAAGATTACAAAGTGATATTCCAAGCAGATTATTCGATGAGGTCTCGTAATTTCTATAAAATTTTACTGATTTTTATTGTGGCCTACTATGTGGATATTTTCATGATTTTAGGCTTTACGGATCCTTTTCTTCATTTTGACCATTCGCTTCTTGTCCCAACGTCTTATAAACTTTTGTTTTTGGTTTTCATGTTACTGTTGATTTACCTCTTATCTTACTTTAACCATAGGTCTAAAGAATACCTTAAAAATGAACTGAAAAAAGAGCAGCAGACCTATGTGGCCAATTTGGAAACCTATGGCAAACACCTTGAAAAACTCTATCGAGATGTACGGGTCTTCCAAAATGATTATTTAGATCGACTGGAGCAGCTAGGTCAAGCTATCAAGAGCGGCTCTATTAGTCATATTCAAACCATTTATGCCAAAACAGTCCATGAAGCCAATGATTATTGGGATGATAAGCACTATAATATTTCCAAATTAGGGAAAATTGGCATTTCTTCCATAAAAAGTCTATTGTCAGCTAAAATTATCAATGCTGAAAAATCTGGCATTGCTTTAAATGTAGAAGTTCCAGATATTATTGAAAGTACCTATATTTCTGAACTAGATTTGCTGCTGTTGATGTCTATTTTTTGTGACAATGCTATCGAGGCAGCTTTGGAAGCAAAGGAACCTCGCATGTCCATCGCCTATTTTTTACTAGATGATCAACAGGTTTTTGTAGTGACCAACAGCACCAAGGGAAAGGTTGATATTAGCAAAGTTTTTGAGGAAGGTTATTCTTCTAAAGGTTCAGGTCGTGGTATTGGCCTTGCAAATGCTCAGCGTATTCTTCAAAAATACCCTCAATTGGGTTTACGAACCAAAAGTTATCGCAAACAGTTTAGTCAAACCTTGACAATTCCCAAAGTGGAGGTTAACTAGATGAATTTGACACACAGTATGTTTTTCTTCTATGTCACCATTTTTATTGATAGCTGGGTCATTTTTTCAAAGTCTTCAGGCATTAAGCTCAGTTGGAAGCGTTTGTGTCTGACAGGGCTAATGTTTATCATTGCAAATATGATGTTTGACAATCTGATTTTGATTGACCAATTCTTTTTTATCATTGTGAGTTTACTGTTTGCTCCTCAAAAGAAATTATCCGAACATATTTTTAATGGTTTTTTTGCCATTATGATTGTTGAGTTGCTCTTTCGTGTGATTGGCTCCTTCTTTTTGCCCGTTGTTATAGGCTTTACCATCAGTCAAATCAACAATGACCTCAGGCTGTTAGAACTGTGTTACCTTTGTGTTTTGCCGATGTTTTATCTTTTTAGCTACATTTTCAGCATTGACCTTAGCCTGCTCCGCTTTATCAGCGAAGATAAGATGAAAAAATGGGTTTTCTGGATGAACACTGCCATGTTTTCTTATTATTTCTTTGTGCATTTTTTGGTCAATGTGCAGAGCGACTTTTTAAGCCTTTACTTTCGCTGCCGCTCCATGTTGATTTTTATCTACTTAGCTATTTTAATCTGGGTGGTTGTCAAATTGGACCGATTTGCCAAAGATCAATTATCACAAAAACTAGTTCAAGCTCAGAATGAACGTATTGGTTACCTCGAGAATTACAATCATTCCATTGAGCAACTTTATCAGGAAATCAGGACAGTCAAACACGATTCGGAAAATATCCTGATTAGTTTAAAAGATAGTATTGATAGTGGGGACATGACCTCCATTACCCAAGTCTATGAAACAGTTATCCAGCAATCGGCAACCTCCATGATGCGCAACAGTTATGAAGTGTCTTCTTTAGACAATATCCAAGAGGCTGTTATTCGCAGTGTTATGAATTCCAAATTACTAGAGGCACAACATTATGGGATTAAGTTATATATTGATATTCCAGATGTGATTGATGATTTACCTATTAAGTTACTCGATTTAATTGTGCTCTTTACTGGCTTAGTGGATAATGCCATTGAGACAGCAAAAGGTAGCCGAAGGCCCTTCTTATCGATTGCCTACTTTAAACAAGATGGCAAACAATTTTTTATTATTGAAAATAGCACGAAAACGAACCGTATTAATATGGCAAGACTCTTTAATGTTCAGCAAAAGAGTCTGTCTCGCTTCTTTACAATCTTAAATGGTCATCCCCAAATAACGTTTTCGACTAAAAGCGATCATTACCGCTTGAGACAACTGTTAGAAATGAGATAAGGTATGATGAATATTTTTATTCTTGAAGATGATTTTATCCAGCAGACACGCATTGAGTCCGTGGTGGTGGCTATCTTGGAAGCAACTAAAATCCCTTGTAATCAGCTAGAAGTATTTTCAAATCCCCAAAAATTATTTGAGAGCATTCAAGAAAGAGGAGACCATCAACTGTATTTTTTAGATATTGAGATTGGTGATGAGGCTCGTCGTGGGCTTGAGTTAGCAGTAGATATCCGGCAAAAAGATCCCAATGCAGTGATTGTTTTTGTGACCACTCATTCTGAATTTGCACCTATTTCCTTCAAATATAAGGTTTCTGCTCTGGATTTTATTGATAAGGCGGCAGATAAGGAGCAGTTCAAGGAACAAATTGAAGACTGTATTCGCTACACCTATGAGATGATGTCAAGTCGGGAATCTGAAGATATATTTTTGTTTGAAACGCCCCAGACCAGATTAAAGCTACCCTACAAAGATATTTTATACTTTGCCACAGCAACTACGCCCCACAAGGTGTGTTTGTGGACCCAGACGGAGAGACTGGAATTCTATGGTAATTTATCTGAAATACAGGCCGTTGCTCCTAAGCTTTTCTTATGTCATAGGTCCTACTTGGTCAATCTTGATAGGGTTGTCCGCATTGACAAGGCCAAGCAGCTGCTTTATTTTGAAAATGGGGATTCCTGCATGGTTTCACGTTTGAAAATGAAATGTCTTTTTGAAAAATGGGAGTCCCTTCATTAAAAATAAAGAAAAAAGATAACATTTTAGGACGAAAAAGCAACATTTCAGGAAATGATGACCTCATCAGGATATTTTCAGCTATAATAGCTAGTGTAAATAAAGATCTACGAAATCATCAGTTTATCGGGTGGTCAATCCCCAATTCAATCAAAATATTATTTTCTCTCTCTCCATAAACAGGATAGTATTTTTGATATGATGACTCGGTATGCGACATGATCATTTCAGTTGTCTTTGTTTGGATATCACATTAGCTGATTGTAAGATCAGTATCAAGACCCGGCTTGCCGGGTTTTTTGTTTATGTGGCTTTAAGCCCGTCTCGCTCCGATAGGTGCGAGACAAATAAACCACCCGCTATGCGGGTGCGCATCAGATGTTATACAAAAAAATCTCCAAACGCGATACAATAAGGGTGTTCAAGCCAACTGTAAAGCGAAAGGAGACAATAATATGGCACAAAAGGCACATAGTTTATCACACACAAAGTGGATGTGTAAATATCACATTATGTTTACACCTAAGTATAGACGAAAAGTTATTTATAATCAATATAGAAACAGTTTAGGCGAGATATTTCGCCGATGATGCAGTTACAAAGGAGTGGAAATTATAGAAGGACATCTGATGCCAGACCATGTTCATATGTTAGTGAGCATTCCACCACGAATAAGTGTATCAAGTTTCATGGGGTATTTAAAAGGTAAAAGTGCTTTAATGATGTTTGATAAACACGCCAACTTAAAATACAAATTTGGGAATCGACATTTTTGGGCAGAGGGCTATTACGTGAGTACAGTTGGTCTCAATGAAGCCACCATAAAGAAATATATTCAAGAGCAGGAAAAACATGATATAGCACTTGATAAGTTGAGTGTGAAAGAATATGAGGATCCCTTTAGGGATAGTGGCAAGTAGTACAACTGCCTCTTTAAGAGGCTAGTGACGAGTCAAGAGCAGCGAGGCTTGAACAAAGTGAAAGCCAGCGTCTTTAGGCGCTGGCTGGTGATGTGGGCTTATAGCCCCGGTTCAAACCACCCGTCTAACGGGTGGTCATGTTTTCCCTCGTTTTGAAACCTTGGTTGATATTTTGAGAAAGCTACCCTATTTGTTCAAAGAATTGGCTCTTTTTTAGGAGAGAAATGCTTATTTGATGAGAGGATTTTGTCCTGACTAGGTCGCTGAGGGCTTGAAAAAAGAAAATATTATGAGAATAAGGCTTAATCTAAAAGGGTTAGGGCTTTTTAATTTTTTAAGGGATGTGGTATAATGATAATAATTTAGATTATGGAGTTAAGTTTTGAAGAAGACCTATCGTGTCAAGCGTGAGAAAGATTTCCAGGCCATTTTTAAGGCTGGCAAAAGCATGGCAAATCGAAAATTTGTCATTTATCATTTAAAAAAAGACCAAAAACACTTCAGAGTGGGGATTTCTGCTGGTAAAAAATTAGGAAATGCAGTGTCCAGAAATGCTGTTAAACGTAGGATTCGTCATGTTCTTATGGCTCTAGGAGATCAGTTAAAGTCAGAAGATTTTGTGGTGATTGCCCGCAAGGGTGTTGAAACCTTAGATTATCATGAGCTTCAACAAAATTTACATCATGTTTTAAAGTTAGCGCAGTTGCTTGAGGAAGGTTTTGAGAGTGAAGAAAAAAATTAAAATTGTAGGTTTAGTTCCCGTAGTCCTATTATTAGTGGCCTGCGGCCGTGGTGAAGTAACTGCCCAATCAACCAGTGGTTGGGAGCAATTGGTTTACCTTTTTGCCAGAGCGATTCAATGGCTTTCCTTTGATGGGTCAATCGGGGTAGGTATTATTCTCTTTACCCTCATCATTCGTCTCTTACTCATGCCTTTGTTTAACATGCAAATCAAATCTAGCCAGAAGATGCAAGACATCCAACCTGAACTTAGGGAGTTGCAAAAGAAATACGCTAGCAAGGATGCAGAGACACGCATGATATTGGCTGAAGAAAGTCAGGCTCTCTACAAAAAATACGGAGTCAATCCATATGCCAGTCTTTTGCCTCTCTTGATTCAAATGCCAGTTATGATTGCTCTTTTCCAAGCTTTGACGCGCGTGCCTTTCTTGAAAACAGGAACCTTCTTGTGGGTTGAATTGGCACAACATGACCATTTGTATATTTTGCCGATTTTGGCAGCTGTCTTTACTTTCTTGTCCACTTGGTTGACCAATTTAGCTGCCAAGGAAAAGAACATGATGATGGCCATTATGATTTATGTGATGCCACTGATGATCTTTTTCATGGGCTTCAATTTGGCCAGCGGGGTTGTGCTCTATTGGGCGGTATCTAATGCTTTCCAAGTGGTTCAACTATTATTATTAAACAATCCCTTTAAGATTATTGCGGAAAGACAGCGTCTTGCGACTGAAGAAAAAGAGCGTCGCCTTCGTGAACGTCGTGCTCGTAAAAAAGCAATGAAGAGAAAATAGGAGTTTAGGTTATGGCATTATTTACAGGAAAAACGGTCGAGGAAGCTATCGAAAAAGGCCTCCAAGAGTTGGAGTTATCACGTCTTAAAGCGCATATTACGGTCATTTCAAAAGAGAAGAAGGGCTTCCTAGGCTTTGGTAAAAAACCAGCCCAAGTTGCTATCGAAGGTATTAGCGATAAGACAGTCTACAAGGCCGATAAAAAAGCCACTCGTGGTGTTCCAGACGATATTAATCGTCAGAATGCTCCAGTGGTCAATCCTGCTGAAGTGGAACTTGAGGAGATAAAAACTGCTCAAGAGATGGCGGTGGAAAATGATAAAGTAGTCAGTTTAACACCCGAAAATAGTCCAGCTCAGGTTTCTAATACCCCTGTTAAAGAGGTGGAAGATACAGTTCCAATGTCATCTCCTGTTGAGGGGGCGCAGGCTAGCCAAGGTGTTAGTGATGACAGCTTGAGTAAGGATATTGCAAAAGCTGCTCAAGAAGTTTCTGATTATGTGACTAAAATCATTTACGAAATGGATATTGAAGTTTCTATCGAAACCAGTAATAACCGTCGTCAAATCAATCTACAAATTGAAACACCAGAAGCGGGTCGTGTGATTGGTTATCATGGTAAGGTGTTGAAGTCCCTTCAGCTGTTGGCGCAAAACTTCTTGCACGATCGTTATTCCAAGAATTTTTCAGTATCCTTGAATGTGCATGATTATGTTGAACATCGCACAGAAATCTTGATTGACTTTACCCAGAAGGTTGCTAAACGTGTCTTGGAGTCTGGTCAAGATTATACCATGGATCCTATGAGCAATAGTGAGCGTAAAATTGTTCACAAAACGGTTTCAACCATTAGAGGTGTTGATAGTTATTCCGAAGGGAATGACCCTAACCGCTATGTGGTGGTAACATTATCAGAATAACAGCCTAATCTTGTAACAACTTGTTACAAGATTTTTTTGTTAAAAAAGGTGTCACAGAGTTGTAAGCGTTTGTTGGAAGGTAAGGAGAGGGTCAAAAAATAGGGGGAGAAGCTCAGATAGCTGATTAAAAAGGGAGAAAATCTCAACCAGTTGAGGTCAAGAATGGCATAGCCATCGTGATTTTACTTGCTATAATCTTGTTTGCTATTTTTGCTAAGAATGGCTGCAAGAAATAAAATTTCCAGAAAACCAGACATCATTTGAACCGCTTACCTCAAAAATGGAACCTCTTAGCTGACAGTTGCCCTCAGAGCATCCATTTTTTGAGATGGTGTGGGTAAGAAAGAAATGAAGGGGATTAGCGATGAAGTGGCTATTTAAAGAAAACAAAGCGCAGAACGATTTGGTTTTGACTATTGAGAAAGCACAAGTATGATAGAGAAGTGTCAGATTTGCTAGTCTATTTGGAAACGTTCAAGTCATGAAAATAGATGTTATTGCGGTTAAGTCCGATGACGACATTTATTTGCTGAAAATAGAGGAGATTATTGCCCTCCAAGTTGATGGGGACTCTCATGACTAGAGATAACTCCTACCGCATGCGGGAACGCCTGTACAAGATGAAGGACCGTTTACCCACTGATCAATTTATTCAAGTATCCAAACAGGCTTTGATTCATTTGGATTACTTGCAGATGATGGAAGCTTCTTTTTCTGGCAATATGCTAGCTATTTTAACCAACAGGACCAAAATGGTCATTAGCCGTCGTTACGTGAAAAATCTAGAAGAAAAATGAGGATTGTGAGGGAGAAAAAATGAAAAAAGTCATTCACATGTATTTCTATGGTGTCGGTATAGGGGGGATCATTTATAGTCTTTCTTTAATGGTCGCAGGGATCAAAACTCAAACCGCCTCAAAAATGGTATCCTGTTTAGTTTTTAGTGGTTTGATGGGACTAGCTTCACTCTATTATGATATTGAGAACTGGTCATTCTTGCAAAAAAGTGCTTGTCATTTTTTAACCACGGTTCTTATTGTTTTTGCCATGAATACCTATAATCATTGGCTATCGCCGCAAGAATATCTAGGTTTTTTCCTAGAATTTTCGTTCATCTATCTCATTATTTGGCTTTGCATTTACGTCTTGAATTATCGTAGCAGTCAAGCTATCAATCAAAAATTGCGGGAAAGGCAAAGGTAGGTAGAAAAAAGCAGTTGCCAAAACAAATGGGAAATATACCTTGACAAGCAGTGTGATTTCTTATAAAATATTATGGTATGTTTAGTAACTGATATCACAAATAGCCGGCTAAACGAATACAAAATCTATGAGGAGGTATTCACTGTGAAACGTACTTATCAACCAAGTAAAATCCGTCGTCAACGTAAACACGGGTTCCGTCACCGTATGTCAACTAAAAACGGACGTCGCGTGCTTGCTGCACGTCGTCGTAAAGGACGTAAAGTATTATCAGCTTAATTGCAAAGAATACAATTAAAGTAAACCAAGAGTGCTCGAGGCTCTTGGTTTTTTGTTTGTCAGCCTGCCCTTGATATTTACTGTTATCAGAAACCTTTCTCACCACGTTTATTAGAAAAGAATGCAGGACACGTTTTGGTTTATCAGGGCGTTAATGGCGCTTTTTTAACGCTCTGAAAACAAATTCAAAAAAATGGGAATTTTGAGAAAAAAATGAAAGTGGTTTCTAAACGCTTGACAGGCATCGAAAACGCTTTAATTATTGTTATAATAAATTTGTGAATGTCCTCTTGATTACAAAATAAGAATACAAGGAGTAGAAGCTATGTCTGATAAACTAACCAAAGAAAAGCTGATGGAGCAGCTGAAGGGTGGGATTATTGTTTCTTGTCAGGCTTTGCCAGGGGAGCCCCTCTATTCAGAGACTGGGGGTATTATGCCATTGATGGCAAAAGCTGCTCAAGAAGCTGGTGCTGTTGGCATCAGAGCCAATTCGGTTAGGGATATTAAAGAAATTCAAGCCCTAACAGATTTACCGATTATTGGTATTATTAAGAAAGATTACCCACCGCAAGAGCCTTTTATCACGGCAACGATGACTGAAGTGGACCAATTAGCTGCCTTAAACATCGCAGTGATTGCCATGGACTGTACCAAACGTGATCGACATGATGGTTTGGATATTGCTAGTTTTATTCGACAAGTTAAGGAAAAATACCCCAGTCAGCTTTTAATGGCAGATATTAGTACCCTTGAAGAAGGAGTAGCAGCTGCCAAGGCTGGTGTTGATTTTGTTGGAACGACGCTCTCAGGTTATACCCCATATAGTCGTCAAGAAGCAGGTCCTGATGTGGCATTGATAGCAGCTCTTTGCAAAGAAGGCATTGCGGTTATTGCTGAAGGGAAGATTCATTCCCCAGAAGAAGCCAAGAAAATTAATGAGATAGGGGTTGCAGGTATTGTTGTTGGCGGTGCCATCACAAGACCTAAAGAAATTGCAGAGCGTTTTATTGAAGCGCTTAAGGAGGAGTAAACGTAATGGATTTTAAAAAGTTTTCAAAATTGGGGCAGGCATTCATGCTGCCAATTTCGATTTTACCAGTAGCTGGTTTGTTGTTGGGTATCGGTGGAGCCTTATCTAATAGTAACGCTATTGCTCAATTTCCTGTCTTAAATCAAGGGTGGTTGCAGGCAATTTTTACAATTATGAGCACTGCTGGTAATGCCGTTTTTGCCAATATCGCCCTTATTTTTGCTATTGGTGTGGCTGTTGGACTTGCAAATGGTGATAAGGGAACAGCAGGATTGTCTGGCGGGGTTGCCTACCTTGTCTTTACAGCAACAATTAGTGGCTATCTTGCCTTATTCGCTGCTAAAGATGCAACAATTGATACTGGGGTTCTAGGAGCTTTGGTTATCGGATTAGTGGTTGCTAGTTTACATAATCGTTATCGTAAGATAGAATTACCTGCCTTTTTAGGTTTCTTTGGCGGATCACGTTTTATCCCGATTGTGTCAGCTTTCGCAGCGATTGCGATTGGTAGTATTTTTTATGTGATTTGGCCTCCGATTCAACAGCTTTTAGTGGTTTTTGGAGAAAAGATTGCAGATATGGGAAGTTTTGGAACCTTCCTTTATGGCTTCTTTCTCCGTCTAACAGGTGCTGTTGGTTTACACCATACGATTTATCCGATGTTCTGGTACACTTCTTTGGGAGGCACAGAAGTTGTAGCTGGTAAAACAATTGAAGGGGCACAAAATATTTTCTTTGCTCAATTAGCTGATACTCGTCACAGTGGTCTATTTACCTATGGAACACGTTTCTTTGCAGGTCGCTTTGCAACAATGATGTTTGGCTTGCCAGCAGCCTGCTTGGCCATGTACCACTCGATTCCAAAAACCAATCGCAAAAAATTTGGGAGTTTTTATTCAAGTAGTGCCTTGACGTCTTTGTTAACAGGGATTACAGAGCCAATTGAGTTTTCCTTTTTATTTGTGGCACCGTGGTTATATGTTATTCATGCCTTTCTTGATGGCTGTTCTTTCCTTGTGGCAGATTTGTTATCTATTCGTATTGGAAATTCTTTTTCAGGAGGATTGATTGACTTTTTGATCTTTGGAGTTTTTCAAGGGAATAGTCATACCAATTGGCTTTTGGTTCTTCCTGTTGGTGTGGTCTGGTTCATGGTTTATTACCTTGTCTTTAAATACTGTGTTACTCACTTTAAGGTAGCTATCCCAGGAATGCTTACTCAAACTGACTCAGCTGAAAAACCAGTAGCAGGAACAGGACATTCTTCAGCTACCACTTTGCATGAGCAATCTCTAACCATTATTGAAGCGTTGGGAGGGAAATTTAATATTGAAGATGTCACTGCCTGTGCAACTCGGTTGAGAGTGTCACTTGTTGACAGTCAGCAGGTTAATAAAGACCTTTTAACAGCCCTTGGTGCGACTGCTGTCTTAGACGTTAAAAATGGTATTCAGGCTATTTATGGCGGAAAAGCTATCTTATACAGTCAAGAAATTAATCAACTGCTTGAAAAAGAAGATTAGTCTCAATAACAAGTACCTTTTTCACATGGAAGGCTAGAGCTAAACCGTCTATAAAAATAAAGAGAGACTGTGACAAACAGTCTCTCTTTGTCTTCTCCTAAAGATGTTTTTTGTCTTCAGCAATAATGGTGTCTTTAAAGATTTTCTCCTTATGCGGTTTATCGATGGCTAAGACATAAGCATAGATGATGTCCATCATGATAAGGAGGGGAAATTGGGGGGATACACGATTACCGTAGTTCAACTGATGGGTAGACGATACGTGAATCACATCGAAAATCTCACCAAAGTCAGTTTCGGTATCTGTCGTCAATAAGATGGTTTTAGCTCCACGTTGGCTGGCTTGATGGAGGGCTTTAATCACAGAGCTTGTCTTACCAGATAATGAAAAACCAAAGACAAGACAGTTGTCGTTAACGAGACTATTGGCCCAGATGAAGCCATCTGTATCGGAATAGGCATCGCAGATGAAACCAAGTCTCATGAACCGTAGTTTCATTTCTTGAGCGACGAGTGCAGAGGAACCCTTTCCAAAGAAGTACACACGATCAGACCTGTCAATCAAGTTGGCCAAAGGTAGTAATTTTTCTTCATCAACCAGGTCGTATGTCTTGTTGATCAGAGCATCATAATCCATCAAGACCCTTTTGGTTAATTCTAAATTGATGGATTGGAAATTATCTTCGGCTTCTTGGAGACCATGAATGTAATCAAAGGCAAAGGCGCGATAACCAGTAAAACCGCATTTTTTAGCAAAACGCGTCAGGGCTGCCTGAGAAACGTGTAACCGTTTAGTCATTTGGGAGGCTGTTAATTCTTCGGGGGTTAAGTCAGTTGTGATAAAAAATTGCGCAATGCTTTTTTCCAAGCTGGTCATGTGGTCCAAGGCAGCTTCGATTTTAGTAATGAGTCGGTGATTTCTAGACATGGTATGGGTACACTCCTTAAAGGGCTAACTACTTATTAGTATAACATAGATCAGAAAAGGGTGGTTGACCATTTCTTTAGTTAGTCGTAAAAGCTTAGCAGTTTAGAGTATCCAAGAAGTCTTGGGTGGTCATGGGCTGCCCCATCAACGGAAAAAGGTGTTTGATTGGAAAATCGTGCAATTCAGCAGTGGCAGCAGCCATCATATCTGTAAGAAAATATTGGTCATAGTTATATTGATATGCATCACGGGCTGTTGTATCAACCCCTGCATGGGTAGAAATACCTCCTAGCACAATAGTATCAATGCCACGACGACGGAGTTGTAAATCTAAATCAGTTCCAAAGAAAGCACTGAAACCGCGTTTATTAATCACATAGTCTGTTTTAGTAACACCTAGTTCATCGGCGAAATCGCTAAAAGTAGCAGAAGGTTTCTTACCAGGAAGGTCCATGATGGCATTGGGAGCTAGCTTGTCCTTGCCATCGTGGAATTGAACTCGGACAAAGGCGATAAAGGCGTCATTTTGGCGGAAAAGGTCAACCATCGTTTGAGCATTTGAAAGAACGGTTCTTTTTGAGTGAGGAGCTGTAGGCATTTCTAAGATGCCTTTTTGCAAATCAATTAAAACGAGGGCTGTTTTCTTGAAGTTAATCATGAGCTATCTCCGTTTCTAGTGCAATGAGTGTTAGCTTAGCCAAGGATTTTTCTTAGTTAGGAAGGCTCTTAACTAGGCAAGGTGAAAGAATTGATATAGCACTATATAGCACTATATAGTAATATAGGATAGGAGTATTGTAAATGAAACTTGTTTTCTTTTCAAGCAAAAAGAATTGAAAGGGGAATTATCTATGGCACTAAGTAGGACACAGCGTTATTGGACGGTTTTGTTCATGATGTTGGGGGTATTTGTTGCCTTATTAAACCAAACCTTATTAACAACAGCTCTCCCAGGCATCATGGCTTCTTTTGATCTGTCTTTGGATAGGGCTCAATGGTTAACCACTATCTTCATGTTGGTCAATGGGATAATGATTCCTGTATCAACTTGTTACACAACCTGTTTTTCAAGTGAAAAGTTATATGTAACGGCACTGCACCCCACTAACGACTAGTGCCATGAATGCTCTGCCGATAAG
Coding sequences within:
- a CDS encoding MurR/RpiR family transcriptional regulator encodes the protein MSRNHRLITKIEAALDHMTSLEKSIAQFFITTDLTPEELTASQMTKRLHVSQAALTRFAKKCGFTGYRAFAFDYIHGLQEAEDNFQSINLELTKRVLMDYDALINKTYDLVDEEKLLPLANLIDRSDRVYFFGKGSSALVAQEMKLRFMRLGFICDAYSDTDGFIWANSLVNDNCLVFGFSLSGKTSSVIKALHQASQRGAKTILLTTDTETDFGEIFDVIHVSSTHQLNYGNRVSPQFPLLIMMDIIYAYVLAIDKPHKEKIFKDTIIAEDKKHL
- a CDS encoding isochorismatase family protein gives rise to the protein MINFKKTALVLIDLQKGILEMPTAPHSKRTVLSNAQTMVDLFRQNDAFIAFVRVQFHDGKDKLAPNAIMDLPGKKPSATFSDFADELGVTKTDYVINKRGFSAFFGTDLDLQLRRRGIDTIVLGGISTHAGVDTTARDAYQYNYDQYFLTDMMAAATAELHDFPIKHLFPLMGQPMTTQDFLDTLNC
- a CDS encoding PTS transporter subunit EIIC, with product MDFKKFSKLGQAFMLPISILPVAGLLLGIGGALSNSNAIAQFPVLNQGWLQAIFTIMSTAGNAVFANIALIFAIGVAVGLANGDKGTAGLSGGVAYLVFTATISGYLALFAAKDATIDTGVLGALVIGLVVASLHNRYRKIELPAFLGFFGGSRFIPIVSAFAAIAIGSIFYVIWPPIQQLLVVFGEKIADMGSFGTFLYGFFLRLTGAVGLHHTIYPMFWYTSLGGTEVVAGKTIEGAQNIFFAQLADTRHSGLFTYGTRFFAGRFATMMFGLPAACLAMYHSIPKTNRKKFGSFYSSSALTSLLTGITEPIEFSFLFVAPWLYVIHAFLDGCSFLVADLLSIRIGNSFSGGLIDFLIFGVFQGNSHTNWLLVLPVGVVWFMVYYLVFKYCVTHFKVAIPGMLTQTDSAEKPVAGTGHSSATTLHEQSLTIIEALGGKFNIEDVTACATRLRVSLVDSQQVNKDLLTALGATAVLDVKNGIQAIYGGKAILYSQEINQLLEKED